A genomic stretch from Marinimicrobium sp. C6131 includes:
- a CDS encoding thiol-disulfide oxidoreductase DCC family protein — protein MSNRDDHLIVYYDGACPRCVADRQRYERLAGTAGEAVQWVDITGRDHELKQRGIDPDRALRELHVQDGEGQIHRELDAYILLMRKTRLLRPLAWLIGLPGIRGLLSRGYHAWVDRRLRKSGRG, from the coding sequence ATGAGCAACCGCGACGACCACCTTATCGTTTACTACGACGGCGCCTGCCCCCGCTGCGTGGCCGACCGCCAGCGCTACGAGCGCCTGGCGGGCACCGCCGGCGAAGCCGTCCAATGGGTCGATATAACCGGCCGCGATCACGAACTGAAACAGAGAGGAATAGACCCAGACAGGGCCCTGCGCGAACTGCATGTGCAGGATGGCGAGGGGCAGATACACCGGGAGCTGGATGCCTACATCCTGCTGATGCGGAAGACCCGATTGTTACGGCCCCTGGCGTGGCTGATCGGGCTACCCGGCATTCGCGGGTTATTATCCCGCGGCTATCACGCCTGGGTGGATCGTCGTTTGAGGAAAAGTGGTCGAGGCTAG
- a CDS encoding serine hydrolase domain-containing protein — protein sequence MTIGWAMLIPVLLAAGCSTTETSEGFEYPSDIAQEGADPAKAAEIDALLQSFVEEKKTNSVAAFVAQDGKVLYSGAFGWRDMEAGVPASVDDYYALFSQTKAITTVAFMTLVEKGLVDIHDPVSKYFPGIPDQVITEFHDDGRYDTRPVETPMTFVHLMAHTAGFDARLAGELRKQHAGEPMGFLGFGGKEPDFVPIGQHTSGGDFSAEYLEEEMLALAEYPLGFDPGAEWHYHLSTNMLGYLIERISGQPLRDYVKENVLDPLGMDDTDWFHAPEDFDRFVKPYRAVDGELVPGTELYIKGAVTEQQTYAEGAIGLNGPIEDYARFCQMLLNKGEFNGQRILQPETVELMTTVNRLPESSQPFEFGLGFELYNDEKEPVPAVSDSAYAWGGLLGTAYIIDPEKNMIALFYRNMYEREELYPQFLEKAYELIE from the coding sequence ATGACGATTGGATGGGCGATGCTGATTCCGGTGTTGCTGGCCGCGGGCTGCAGCACCACGGAGACGTCAGAGGGCTTCGAGTACCCCTCGGACATTGCCCAGGAGGGCGCTGATCCGGCCAAGGCGGCGGAGATTGATGCGCTGCTGCAATCCTTTGTGGAAGAGAAGAAAACCAACAGTGTAGCGGCTTTCGTGGCCCAGGACGGGAAAGTGCTGTATTCCGGTGCCTTTGGCTGGCGGGACATGGAAGCGGGGGTGCCGGCCAGTGTGGATGATTACTACGCGCTTTTCTCCCAGACCAAGGCGATCACGACTGTCGCGTTTATGACGCTGGTGGAGAAGGGGCTGGTGGATATCCATGATCCCGTCTCGAAGTACTTCCCGGGTATTCCGGACCAGGTGATTACCGAGTTTCACGACGACGGTCGCTATGACACCCGACCGGTTGAAACGCCGATGACCTTTGTGCATCTGATGGCGCATACGGCGGGTTTCGATGCCCGTCTGGCGGGGGAGCTTCGCAAGCAGCACGCCGGGGAGCCTATGGGATTTCTCGGTTTTGGCGGAAAGGAGCCTGATTTCGTGCCCATCGGTCAGCATACCTCGGGTGGGGATTTCAGCGCTGAGTATCTGGAAGAGGAAATGCTGGCGCTGGCGGAGTACCCGTTGGGCTTTGATCCCGGCGCGGAGTGGCACTATCACCTGAGCACCAACATGCTGGGTTATTTGATTGAACGCATTTCCGGCCAACCGCTACGTGACTACGTGAAAGAAAACGTGCTGGACCCGTTGGGTATGGACGATACCGACTGGTTTCACGCCCCGGAGGACTTTGATCGTTTCGTCAAACCTTACCGGGCGGTCGACGGGGAGCTGGTGCCGGGTACGGAGTTGTATATCAAGGGTGCCGTCACCGAACAGCAGACCTACGCGGAGGGCGCCATTGGCCTGAATGGCCCGATTGAGGATTACGCCAGGTTCTGCCAGATGCTGTTGAACAAGGGCGAGTTTAACGGCCAGCGGATTCTCCAACCGGAAACCGTGGAGCTGATGACCACGGTGAATCGCCTGCCGGAGTCGAGCCAACCGTTTGAGTTTGGCCTGGGTTTTGAGCTGTACAACGATGAAAAAGAGCCGGTGCCGGCGGTGTCCGATTCCGCTTACGCCTGGGGCGGACTGTTGGGCACGGCCTATATTATCGATCCGGAAAAGAACATGATTGCGCTGTTTTACCGCAATATGTATGAGCGGGAGGAACTGTACCCGCAGTTCCTGGAAAAGGCCTATGAGCTGATCGAATAA
- a CDS encoding alpha-2-macroglobulin family protein — protein MELQATHRSVTAGLIGVLLLAFAGCMPGDPPAEEALSADDTERLLAQLPELEANATPGSSPDTSDAAPPPRADGESAPAFEPALPPADPPEVPRLVRYAPEGDVERAALVSLTFSEPMVSLTRLEQTLGKDLPVTLSPKVEGQWRWLDTQSLVFEPTGDALPMATDYTVTLEEGFTSAAGIPLATAAQWQFATAPLAVTDFYPGDNAVTDRQPVLVLIFNQAIDKNELLEHVSLKDKQHTHALNRVDPDTIVRAEYKALIDNVPAEQWLALTPSEPLPWDQTFSLTLAQGSPAKAGNRLTKSDQQFTFRTAGPLRIERNDCAERECTPDEGVSLQFSHRLSEDWDKSRFKVSPDVDGLELSHYGTYIQLRGAFQPETEYTLTLPAGTTDEFGRTLEEDLVTKVTIASYPPMFTLPGQDLITLPGAFATLPIVSRNIQTLDIEVRQVTPDDWSDFQRYRLNYRRAADKEKPEKPGTLLENHTLTLNAEANTLTVTRLSLDSWLNEEGFGHLLVFASSPELENEEKARYRYHSAQSGQWLQVTNLGVSTYAERDRLTAWVTDLIEAEPVAEATVNIGNTTATTNHQGLAVLDATSQDFEYSLNVRRGSDSALFRPHALYPAYREEHNYYRYPTFTFTDRQLYQPGETVNLKGLIRERGFGVEGDLHYPKDLTHLEWTAYDGQRNELDQGQLALSKSGAFDLSLALPSSAASGSAGIELRLFRGEDEIDQYYGGHSFLIETFRRPEYKVDLNFSAERAIAQAPLQATARASYYAGGPLPNAPVDWQLTLNTAHYAPPGWSDYHFGRVPPMWGHGFWPQPEEARWQHQASGQTNTEGEHRLSIAPNKALDFSDLLFPHTLDVTTTVTDVNRQQWSTNDTLLVHPGNLYVGLRTDKRFAYVEDTITVQWVTVDIDGNAVTTDAPDIEVERLAWEDGDWQTQDTLNCATSGKKQACEFSPTDSGQYRISATVTDANDRPNRSQIHLWVAGPSNDTAPTYEEQPRVQLIPDQDEYAPGDTARVQIQTPFTEAHTLVTVQRQGLVEVDYHYLEDGTHTLEVPIKDNYLPQLVVTAEAIGGTPAEGQSLPRMAVGELTRPVSSAHRQLNVEVTPNAEAFKPGDPIEVTTRVTDPQGTPVIDAEVTLYAVDQAVLDMAGYTLPDPLTEMYSAVMDGVIEYRSRAEMPLVPEDANDGLVEKIVATEFRTSDHAMALGRGPNESSNPALTLRQNFSPLATFESTVTLDAQGEARVSFTLPDNLTRYRLMAVAHTEQQFGAGDARIDVGLPLMVRPSLPRFLNLGDRAELPVVVQNTTDRDMTVELALRASNLTLSGAPGRRLTIPANDRREVRFSAEPIQVGEARVQVIVRSGELEDAAEVAIPVQRPATDEAFAQYGSLTEGHKFLQIDVPENVYPDFGGLSLTTSSTQFQSLQDAFLYLYDYPYGCAEQLASRLMAIASLKDLLGAFHAEGLPDEAAIQQNVSDTINRLTELQNRDGGWGFWVRNEASQAYLSVHVTHALLRAREAGYEVPARVLESALSYTRSVAQQLPKTMAEKPGNSVIAYGLYVQALAGDRVTATAIDHFQGTEDDLGLEAMGWLLSATANEPSAGPLHENLLRRLTNQLRETAATAAFVEDYAGDGHWVLHGSRRTDAVVLDALLSARPDSDLIEKLARGLVNHRRNGHWGNTQENVFVLLALKHYFQAREADVPDLTARAWLGDRYLGEQPYQGRDSKPTRTQVPMSELQSGEATTTLALQHEGQGRLYYRIGLEYAPEDLQLDAARHGFQVERRYEAVNHPGDVTQAKDGTWNIKAGAAVRVTLTLTVPARRHHVALTDRLPAGFEALNPALETSAPIRENERAIMGSRIRPGHWYNHQQLRDDRAEAFSTQLEPGVYHYEYTALATTPGEFVVPPAKAEEMYQPETFGRSATETVRVNETP, from the coding sequence ATGGAACTACAGGCCACACACCGCTCCGTTACCGCCGGCCTGATCGGCGTCCTGTTGCTGGCGTTTGCAGGCTGTATGCCCGGCGATCCGCCGGCGGAGGAGGCCCTCTCCGCCGACGACACTGAGCGATTGTTGGCCCAACTACCCGAGCTGGAGGCCAATGCCACCCCGGGGTCGAGCCCCGACACCTCAGACGCCGCGCCGCCCCCTCGAGCCGACGGCGAATCAGCCCCCGCTTTTGAGCCCGCCTTACCTCCGGCCGATCCACCCGAAGTGCCGCGCCTGGTGCGCTATGCACCGGAAGGTGACGTCGAGCGGGCCGCATTGGTCAGCCTCACGTTTTCCGAACCCATGGTGTCGCTCACCCGCCTGGAGCAGACGCTGGGAAAAGACCTTCCCGTCACGCTAAGCCCCAAGGTTGAAGGTCAGTGGCGTTGGCTGGACACCCAAAGCCTGGTGTTTGAGCCCACGGGGGATGCCTTGCCCATGGCCACCGATTACACCGTGACCCTGGAGGAAGGTTTTACCTCCGCCGCCGGTATCCCCCTGGCCACCGCCGCGCAGTGGCAATTTGCCACCGCGCCACTGGCTGTCACCGACTTTTACCCCGGTGACAACGCCGTCACTGACCGGCAGCCCGTTCTGGTTCTGATCTTCAACCAGGCCATCGACAAAAACGAACTGCTTGAGCATGTGAGCCTGAAAGACAAGCAACACACCCACGCACTGAATCGGGTCGACCCGGATACCATAGTGCGAGCCGAGTACAAGGCATTGATTGACAATGTGCCGGCCGAACAGTGGCTGGCCCTGACACCCTCCGAACCACTTCCCTGGGATCAGACCTTCTCGCTGACCCTGGCGCAAGGCTCACCCGCCAAGGCCGGGAACCGGCTGACCAAATCCGACCAGCAATTTACCTTTCGCACCGCCGGCCCCCTGCGTATTGAGCGCAATGACTGCGCAGAACGCGAGTGCACACCCGATGAAGGGGTGTCGTTACAATTCAGCCACCGCCTTTCCGAAGACTGGGACAAATCCCGGTTTAAAGTATCCCCCGACGTGGACGGGCTGGAGCTTTCTCACTACGGCACCTATATTCAATTGCGCGGAGCTTTCCAGCCGGAGACCGAATACACACTGACGCTGCCCGCGGGCACGACAGATGAATTCGGTCGGACGCTGGAAGAAGACCTGGTCACCAAGGTCACTATCGCCTCCTACCCTCCGATGTTCACCCTGCCCGGTCAAGATTTGATTACCCTGCCCGGGGCTTTTGCCACGCTGCCCATCGTCAGCCGGAATATCCAGACACTGGACATTGAAGTCCGCCAGGTCACACCGGACGACTGGTCCGACTTCCAGCGCTACCGCCTGAACTACCGTCGAGCAGCTGATAAGGAAAAGCCGGAGAAGCCCGGCACATTACTGGAAAACCACACCCTGACGTTAAATGCCGAAGCGAACACATTGACGGTCACACGTCTTTCGCTGGATTCGTGGCTGAACGAGGAGGGCTTTGGCCACCTGTTGGTGTTTGCCTCATCACCGGAGTTGGAAAACGAAGAGAAAGCCCGTTACCGTTATCACTCGGCTCAGTCTGGCCAGTGGCTGCAAGTGACCAATCTTGGGGTGAGCACCTACGCGGAACGCGATCGGCTGACCGCCTGGGTAACCGACCTTATCGAGGCAGAGCCCGTGGCGGAAGCGACAGTGAACATCGGGAATACCACGGCGACCACCAATCATCAGGGGCTCGCCGTACTGGATGCCACTTCACAGGATTTCGAATATTCATTGAACGTCAGACGCGGATCGGATAGTGCACTGTTCAGACCTCACGCTTTATATCCAGCTTACAGAGAAGAACATAACTATTATCGCTACCCGACGTTCACCTTCACCGACCGCCAGCTGTATCAACCCGGCGAGACGGTCAACCTGAAAGGCCTCATTCGCGAACGCGGGTTCGGCGTCGAGGGCGACCTGCACTACCCCAAGGATCTGACCCATCTGGAGTGGACGGCCTACGATGGTCAACGCAATGAACTCGACCAGGGGCAGCTCGCTTTGAGTAAGTCCGGCGCTTTTGATCTCTCTTTAGCGCTACCCAGTAGTGCCGCGTCCGGCTCGGCCGGAATTGAATTGCGCCTATTCCGCGGGGAGGACGAAATAGATCAATATTACGGTGGCCACAGTTTTCTCATAGAAACCTTCCGCCGCCCCGAATACAAGGTCGATCTGAATTTCAGCGCCGAACGCGCTATCGCACAAGCGCCCTTACAGGCCACGGCCCGGGCGAGCTACTATGCCGGTGGCCCGCTGCCCAACGCGCCGGTGGACTGGCAACTGACCCTGAATACGGCTCACTATGCACCGCCCGGCTGGTCCGATTACCACTTTGGTCGCGTCCCCCCAATGTGGGGGCACGGCTTTTGGCCCCAACCCGAGGAGGCCCGTTGGCAGCATCAGGCGTCGGGGCAAACCAATACCGAAGGCGAACATCGGCTGAGCATTGCCCCCAACAAGGCGTTGGATTTTTCCGATCTGTTGTTTCCCCATACACTGGATGTGACCACGACCGTTACCGACGTCAATCGACAACAGTGGAGCACCAACGACACTTTACTTGTGCACCCGGGCAATCTCTACGTTGGACTGCGTACCGACAAGCGCTTCGCATATGTCGAAGACACCATCACCGTTCAGTGGGTGACGGTCGATATCGACGGCAACGCCGTGACCACCGATGCGCCCGACATTGAGGTGGAACGCCTGGCCTGGGAAGACGGCGACTGGCAGACACAGGACACCCTCAACTGCGCAACCTCGGGTAAAAAACAGGCCTGTGAATTCAGCCCCACCGACAGCGGACAGTACCGGATCTCCGCTACCGTGACCGACGCAAACGATCGTCCGAACCGCTCACAGATTCACCTTTGGGTCGCCGGTCCCTCGAATGACACCGCGCCCACTTATGAAGAGCAACCCCGCGTCCAACTGATTCCGGACCAGGATGAATACGCCCCGGGCGATACCGCCCGCGTTCAGATACAGACACCCTTCACCGAGGCGCACACCCTGGTGACCGTCCAGCGTCAGGGGCTGGTCGAAGTGGACTATCACTACCTGGAGGACGGTACCCACACGCTGGAAGTACCCATCAAGGACAACTACCTGCCCCAATTAGTGGTCACCGCCGAAGCGATTGGCGGAACACCTGCCGAGGGCCAATCATTGCCCCGGATGGCGGTCGGGGAGTTGACACGGCCGGTCAGCAGCGCCCATCGCCAATTGAACGTCGAGGTCACCCCGAATGCGGAGGCGTTTAAACCCGGTGACCCGATTGAGGTGACCACCCGGGTGACCGACCCGCAGGGTACGCCTGTGATAGACGCGGAAGTGACGCTCTATGCGGTCGATCAGGCGGTACTGGATATGGCGGGCTACACCCTGCCCGATCCGCTGACTGAAATGTATAGCGCGGTCATGGATGGCGTCATCGAATACCGTTCGCGGGCTGAGATGCCTCTGGTTCCAGAAGACGCTAACGACGGTTTGGTCGAAAAAATCGTGGCCACGGAATTCCGCACCAGCGACCATGCGATGGCTTTGGGCCGCGGCCCCAACGAAAGCTCGAACCCGGCCCTCACACTGCGCCAGAACTTCAGCCCCCTGGCCACCTTTGAATCGACGGTTACTCTGGATGCACAGGGTGAGGCCAGGGTTTCATTCACACTCCCCGACAACCTCACCCGCTATCGCCTTATGGCGGTGGCCCACACCGAGCAGCAGTTCGGTGCCGGGGATGCCCGGATCGACGTTGGCTTGCCACTGATGGTCCGCCCTTCCCTGCCACGCTTTCTCAACCTGGGCGATCGGGCCGAGTTGCCGGTGGTGGTACAGAACACCACTGACCGTGACATGACCGTTGAACTGGCACTGCGGGCCAGCAACCTGACACTGAGCGGCGCCCCCGGAAGACGTCTGACCATTCCCGCCAACGACCGGCGCGAGGTCCGCTTCAGTGCTGAACCGATTCAGGTGGGTGAAGCCCGCGTGCAGGTGATCGTCCGTTCCGGTGAGCTAGAGGATGCGGCCGAGGTCGCCATTCCCGTTCAACGCCCCGCCACCGACGAAGCCTTTGCACAATACGGCAGCCTGACCGAGGGCCATAAATTTCTGCAGATCGACGTCCCCGAAAACGTCTATCCGGATTTTGGCGGCCTGAGCCTGACCACCAGCAGCACCCAGTTCCAATCCCTGCAGGATGCCTTCCTGTACCTGTACGACTACCCCTACGGCTGCGCCGAACAACTGGCTTCCCGCCTGATGGCCATTGCCAGCCTGAAGGACCTGCTGGGCGCCTTCCACGCGGAGGGCCTGCCGGACGAGGCGGCCATACAGCAAAACGTCAGCGATACCATAAACCGACTGACAGAGCTTCAGAACCGCGACGGTGGCTGGGGCTTCTGGGTGCGCAATGAGGCGTCCCAGGCGTATCTGTCCGTACACGTCACCCACGCCCTCTTGCGGGCCCGGGAGGCGGGCTACGAGGTTCCAGCCAGGGTTCTGGAGTCGGCGCTGAGCTATACGCGCTCCGTCGCCCAGCAGCTCCCGAAAACCATGGCGGAAAAACCCGGCAACAGTGTGATTGCCTACGGCCTCTACGTGCAGGCTCTGGCCGGCGACCGGGTCACTGCCACCGCTATCGATCATTTCCAAGGGACGGAGGACGACCTGGGCCTTGAGGCCATGGGCTGGTTACTGAGCGCCACGGCAAACGAGCCGAGTGCGGGACCGCTGCACGAAAACCTTCTGCGCCGCCTGACCAATCAACTGCGAGAGACCGCCGCCACCGCCGCCTTTGTGGAAGACTATGCCGGTGACGGTCACTGGGTTCTGCACGGCAGTCGGCGCACCGACGCGGTGGTTCTGGACGCGCTGCTCAGCGCCCGACCCGACAGCGACCTGATCGAAAAACTCGCCCGCGGATTGGTCAATCACCGCCGCAATGGCCACTGGGGCAACACTCAGGAAAACGTCTTCGTCCTGCTCGCCCTGAAACACTACTTCCAGGCCCGGGAAGCCGACGTACCCGATCTGACCGCTCGGGCCTGGCTGGGTGACCGCTACCTCGGTGAGCAACCCTATCAGGGGCGGGACAGCAAGCCCACCCGCACCCAGGTTCCGATGAGTGAACTGCAAAGCGGCGAAGCCACAACCACCCTGGCGCTACAACACGAGGGACAAGGTCGTCTCTACTACCGCATTGGGTTGGAGTACGCCCCGGAGGATTTACAACTGGATGCCGCCCGGCACGGGTTTCAGGTAGAGCGCCGCTATGAGGCCGTCAATCATCCCGGCGATGTCACGCAGGCCAAGGACGGCACCTGGAACATCAAAGCCGGCGCCGCCGTGCGTGTGACGCTCACCCTCACCGTCCCCGCCCGGCGCCACCACGTCGCCCTGACCGACCGCCTGCCGGCCGGCTTCGAAGCACTGAATCCCGCCCTGGAAACCAGTGCGCCTATACGGGAAAACGAGCGAGCAATCATGGGGAGCCGAATCCGGCCCGGACACTGGTACAACCACCAGCAACTGCGCGACGACCGCGCCGAAGCGTTCAGCACCCAACTGGAACCCGGCGTGTATCACTACGAATACACCGCGCTGGCCACCACACCCGGTGAGTTTGTGGTGCCACCGGCCAAAGCCGAAGAGATGTACCAACCGGAGACCTTCGGCCGCTCGGCGACGGAAACCGTCCGGGTGAATGAAACGCCCTAA
- a CDS encoding 3-keto-disaccharide hydrolase: MQSMKVGVALVSTLWSLGALAEGDWTPLLDESLSEWRTYLGYPNPDTEVTGLARADDGEYSEPVGYDRDELGVFSVTEEGGEPVLRISGEIYGGIFTRKDFSDYRLRLQFKWGEQKWAPREDRPLDSGILYHGTGEHGVDYWRAWPLSQEFQIVEQGIDGLTGDWWKIAYSQIDIRCASSGEDEPHRYHPELPVKTFGGDDGPITCRAIENHEKPSGEWNTLELIAVGDKSLHIVNGEVVMALSGSAYPSEEGVQPLTEGQIVLQSEAGEVFYRRIEWQPQATIPSEYQHYFK, translated from the coding sequence ATGCAGTCTATGAAAGTAGGTGTGGCGCTGGTCAGCACACTTTGGTCTCTAGGTGCGCTCGCGGAAGGCGACTGGACACCGTTGTTGGATGAGTCGTTGAGTGAGTGGCGTACTTATCTCGGTTATCCCAACCCCGATACGGAGGTAACGGGCCTGGCTCGGGCGGATGATGGAGAATACTCTGAGCCGGTGGGTTATGACCGGGATGAACTGGGGGTTTTTAGCGTTACGGAGGAGGGCGGTGAGCCGGTTCTGCGAATTTCCGGCGAAATTTACGGCGGCATTTTCACCCGGAAGGACTTCAGCGATTATCGCTTGCGCCTCCAGTTCAAGTGGGGCGAGCAAAAGTGGGCGCCCCGGGAAGATCGTCCCCTGGACAGCGGAATTCTTTACCACGGCACCGGCGAGCACGGTGTGGACTATTGGCGGGCCTGGCCGCTGTCTCAGGAATTCCAGATTGTCGAGCAGGGTATCGATGGACTGACCGGGGATTGGTGGAAAATTGCCTACTCCCAGATTGATATTCGCTGTGCGTCGTCGGGAGAGGATGAGCCGCATCGCTACCATCCCGAACTCCCCGTCAAAACCTTCGGCGGTGATGACGGGCCAATTACCTGCCGCGCGATCGAAAACCATGAGAAGCCCTCGGGTGAGTGGAATACGCTGGAACTGATTGCGGTGGGGGACAAGAGTCTGCATATCGTCAACGGCGAGGTCGTCATGGCGTTGAGTGGTTCGGCTTACCCCAGTGAGGAGGGCGTGCAGCCACTGACCGAGGGGCAGATTGTGTTGCAGAGTGAAGCGGGGGAAGTGTTCTACCGGCGAATCGAGTGGCAACCGCAAGCTACTATTCCTTCG